One Thiobacillus sp. genomic region harbors:
- a CDS encoding Hpt domain-containing protein, which yields MDLTIDWAKLEARFKGKRDFVDKLARTALHSQGDSPGKLRQAAGYGDFEALAFAAHSLKGMSGNLMADELHTFAARVELAAKRHETMALDEAELLAQAVERFLACLVIRIGDQAHSPVLG from the coding sequence ATGGACCTCACCATCGATTGGGCCAAGCTGGAAGCCCGTTTCAAAGGCAAGCGGGATTTCGTCGACAAACTTGCCAGGACGGCCCTGCACAGCCAGGGAGACAGTCCCGGCAAGCTGCGGCAAGCCGCTGGCTATGGTGATTTCGAGGCCCTGGCCTTCGCCGCCCATAGCTTGAAAGGCATGAGCGGCAACCTCATGGCCGATGAACTGCACACCTTTGCGGCGCGTGTCGAACTGGCGGCGAAGCGCCACGAAACGATGGCGCTGGATGAGGCGGAACTCCTTGCCCAGGCGGTGGAGCGGTTCCTGGCCTGCCTGGTGATAAGGATCGGAGATCAGGCGCACTCGCCTGTCCTTGGCTGA
- a CDS encoding carbonate dehydratase encodes MIRRNPNGHLPQVHDTSFVDPTAILCGKVIVEENVFIGPYAVIRADEVNEEGDMEPIVIGAGSNIQDGVVIHCKAGGGVFIGRNTSIAHRSIVHGPCTVGDNVFIGFNSVLFNCVLGSNSVVRHNSVVEGCEVPAGFYIPSTTNIHSDKDLASIARVTPDQAGFSESVTQANLELVKGYKRIRNEF; translated from the coding sequence ATGATTCGACGAAACCCAAATGGTCATCTGCCGCAAGTGCACGACACCTCCTTCGTGGATCCCACGGCCATCCTTTGCGGCAAGGTCATCGTGGAAGAAAACGTCTTCATCGGTCCCTACGCGGTGATCCGCGCCGACGAGGTGAATGAAGAAGGCGATATGGAGCCCATCGTCATCGGCGCCGGCTCCAACATCCAGGACGGCGTGGTGATCCATTGCAAGGCGGGAGGCGGGGTGTTCATCGGCCGCAATACCTCCATCGCCCACCGTTCCATCGTGCATGGCCCCTGCACCGTGGGCGACAACGTGTTCATCGGTTTCAACTCGGTGCTGTTCAACTGCGTGCTGGGCAGCAACTCGGTGGTGCGGCACAACTCCGTGGTGGAGGGCTGCGAGGTGCCGGCCGGCTTCTATATTCCCTCCACCACCAACATCCATTCCGACAAGGATCTGGCCAGCATCGCCCGAGTAACACCGGACCAGGCGGGCTTTTCCGAAAGCGTGACTCAGGCCAATCTGGAGCTGGTGAAGGGCTACAAGCGTATTCGCAATGAGTTTTGA
- a CDS encoding methyltransferase translates to MRAFDLSVRFHALGDVLAEHAHFWRPNPFHELRPAWCGRHPALAARLRELADGDVEAIAGDNHALIALLAEYVPVLDVLHGLIRVQALTDTAVVDDSPRLRRLLVHVPGRKQDQITAFVAGMGEVAHPVLEWCAGKGHLGRLLAWHQPHPVTSLEIRPDLVEAGVDLARRQGLAQYFVCGDALAPEALAHVADRHAVALHACGDLHLALLRGVAAAGAPALDLAPCCYYRTVADRYVPLCDDAGLSLSRDELHLAVTETVTAGQRDRRRSDMSAAWKLAFLEWRAGAGVPRQKTFKPVPDRWLGLGFRGWMERMCRREGVPAPADGEWGEIEEAGWHRQAEVRRLDLVRLAFRRPLELWLVLDRALFLERRGYRVRVYEFCARALTPRNLLISARHLPALERFAP, encoded by the coding sequence ATGCGAGCCTTTGACCTGAGTGTCCGCTTCCATGCCCTGGGCGACGTGCTCGCTGAACACGCTCACTTCTGGAGACCCAATCCATTCCATGAACTCCGCCCCGCCTGGTGTGGGCGCCACCCCGCCCTCGCAGCGCGCTTGCGGGAATTGGCTGACGGGGATGTCGAAGCGATTGCCGGAGACAACCACGCCCTGATCGCCCTGTTGGCGGAATATGTGCCGGTACTGGATGTCCTGCACGGCCTGATTCGGGTGCAGGCTCTGACAGATACGGCCGTCGTGGATGACTCGCCCCGCCTGCGCCGCCTCCTGGTCCATGTGCCGGGGCGCAAGCAGGATCAGATCACCGCCTTTGTGGCGGGCATGGGGGAGGTGGCCCACCCCGTGCTGGAATGGTGCGCGGGCAAGGGCCACCTGGGCCGCCTGCTGGCCTGGCACCAGCCCCATCCGGTCACCAGCCTGGAGATCCGCCCGGACCTGGTTGAGGCGGGGGTGGACCTGGCCCGGCGCCAGGGCCTGGCCCAGTACTTCGTATGCGGTGATGCCCTGGCACCCGAGGCTCTGGCTCATGTGGCGGACCGCCATGCCGTGGCCCTTCATGCCTGCGGCGACCTTCACCTGGCGCTGCTGAGGGGCGTGGCGGCCGCCGGGGCGCCTGCCCTGGACCTGGCCCCCTGCTGCTACTACCGCACCGTGGCGGACCGCTACGTTCCCCTGTGCGATGACGCGGGACTGTCCCTCAGCAGGGACGAACTTCACCTGGCGGTTACCGAGACCGTCACCGCCGGACAACGGGATCGCCGACGCTCGGATATGTCCGCGGCCTGGAAGCTTGCCTTCCTGGAATGGCGTGCCGGGGCCGGCGTACCCCGGCAAAAGACCTTCAAACCGGTGCCCGACCGCTGGCTCGGCCTGGGGTTCCGAGGCTGGATGGAACGGATGTGTCGACGGGAAGGAGTGCCTGCCCCAGCCGACGGAGAATGGGGTGAAATCGAGGAGGCAGGATGGCATCGCCAGGCAGAGGTGCGCCGCCTGGACCTGGTCCGCCTTGCCTTTCGCCGCCCACTGGAGCTATGGCTGGTGCTGGATCGGGCCCTATTCCTGGAAAGACGTGGCTACCGGGTGCGGGTCTACGAGTTCTGTGCCCGTGCCCTGACTCCCCGCAATCTGTTGATCTCCGCCCGGCATTTGCCTGCCCTGGAGCGATTTGCCCCGTAG
- a CDS encoding DMT family protein codes for MPSILSLPSVLLQTVALLALSNLFMTVAWYAHLKHLNDKPWWIAALASWGVALFEYLLQVPANRIGYQAMTLPQLKILQEVITLAVFAPFAVLYMKEPLSWNYLWAGLCLLGAVYFIFKT; via the coding sequence ATGCCTTCCATCCTGTCCCTTCCCTCCGTGCTGCTGCAGACCGTGGCGCTATTGGCCCTGTCCAACCTGTTCATGACGGTGGCATGGTATGCCCACCTCAAGCACCTGAACGACAAGCCCTGGTGGATCGCGGCCCTGGCCAGCTGGGGCGTTGCCCTGTTCGAGTACCTGTTGCAAGTGCCCGCCAACCGCATCGGCTACCAGGCCATGACCCTGCCCCAGCTGAAGATCCTCCAGGAAGTCATCACCCTTGCCGTGTTCGCCCCCTTCGCCGTGCTTTACATGAAGGAGCCCCTGTCCTGGAACTATCTTTGGGCGGGCTTGTGCCTCCTGGGTGCGGTGTATTTCATCTTCAAAACATGA
- a CDS encoding STAS domain-containing protein — protein MIALQEAAAAGLLNRRHLARNLMAGVVVGVVALPLSLAFAIASGATPEAGLYTAIVAGFLAAVLGGSRVQVTGPTGAFIVILAAITAQHGFDGLQIATFMAGLILLAMGLSRLGGIIKFIPTPVIVGFTTGIAVIIFVGQWKDFFGLPAPVGAHFHEKFLHLAQALAHPHWATTGLGLLGLALALLTPKVLPRSIPGPLVAMVGVTLTQVVFQFEGVATIGTAFGGVPSSLPVFHWPDITLARVVELIGPAFTIAMLGAIESLLSAVVADGMAGTRHDSNQELVGQGVANIFSPMFGGFAATGAIARTATNVRNGADSPVAGMAHAGVLLVIVLAAAPLAAHIPLAGLAAILFVVAYNMSEWRHFANLARTAPGNDKAVLLITFFLTVFTDLVLAVNVGVILAALLFMKRMAETVKVEGVNTEEIETACPVGVPPGVQVYSIDGPFFFGAAETFENTLMGIGGNVKVVVVRLGRVPLLDVTGMAALERMAGHLAKRGGALILCEANERITVKLEHSGLAGHLGAVGPQPDIASALEAAERALATQGHASL, from the coding sequence ATGATCGCCCTCCAGGAAGCCGCCGCCGCCGGATTGCTCAACCGGCGCCACCTTGCCCGCAACCTCATGGCCGGCGTGGTGGTGGGGGTGGTGGCCCTGCCCCTGTCCCTGGCCTTCGCCATCGCCAGTGGCGCCACGCCCGAGGCTGGGTTGTATACCGCCATAGTCGCTGGCTTCCTGGCGGCAGTCCTGGGGGGCAGCCGGGTGCAGGTCACCGGCCCCACCGGCGCCTTCATCGTCATCCTGGCCGCCATCACCGCGCAGCACGGCTTCGACGGCCTGCAGATCGCCACCTTCATGGCCGGCCTGATCCTGCTGGCCATGGGCCTGTCCAGGCTGGGGGGCATCATCAAGTTCATCCCCACGCCAGTCATTGTCGGCTTCACCACGGGCATCGCGGTGATCATCTTCGTGGGGCAGTGGAAGGACTTCTTCGGCCTGCCGGCGCCGGTCGGCGCCCATTTCCACGAGAAATTCCTTCACTTGGCCCAGGCCCTGGCCCATCCCCACTGGGCCACCACCGGGCTGGGCCTGCTGGGCCTGGCCCTGGCCCTGCTCACCCCCAAGGTGCTGCCCCGGAGCATTCCTGGCCCCCTGGTGGCCATGGTGGGGGTGACCCTGACCCAGGTCGTGTTCCAGTTCGAAGGGGTGGCCACCATCGGCACGGCCTTCGGCGGCGTGCCCTCAAGCCTGCCGGTGTTCCACTGGCCGGACATCACTCTGGCCCGGGTGGTGGAGCTCATCGGGCCAGCCTTCACCATCGCCATGCTGGGGGCCATCGAGTCCTTGCTGTCTGCTGTGGTGGCCGACGGCATGGCCGGCACCCGTCACGATTCCAACCAGGAGCTGGTGGGCCAGGGGGTGGCCAACATCTTCTCGCCCATGTTCGGCGGTTTCGCCGCCACGGGTGCCATCGCCCGTACCGCCACCAACGTGCGTAACGGCGCCGACAGCCCGGTGGCGGGGATGGCCCACGCCGGGGTGCTGCTCGTCATCGTCCTGGCCGCCGCCCCCCTGGCGGCCCACATCCCCCTGGCCGGCCTGGCCGCCATCCTCTTCGTGGTGGCCTACAACATGAGCGAATGGCGCCATTTCGCAAATCTGGCCCGCACCGCGCCGGGCAACGACAAGGCGGTGCTGCTCATCACCTTCTTTCTCACCGTGTTTACAGACCTGGTGCTGGCGGTGAACGTGGGCGTCATCCTTGCAGCGCTTCTGTTCATGAAGCGCATGGCGGAAACGGTTAAGGTGGAAGGGGTGAACACGGAAGAGATCGAGACCGCCTGCCCCGTGGGGGTGCCTCCAGGCGTACAGGTGTACTCCATTGATGGGCCGTTCTTCTTCGGCGCGGCGGAGACCTTCGAGAACACCCTGATGGGCATCGGCGGCAATGTGAAGGTGGTGGTGGTGCGCCTGGGCCGGGTCCCGCTGCTGGATGTCACGGGCATGGCTGCCCTGGAGCGCATGGCAGGCCACCTGGCCAAACGGGGAGGAGCCCTGATCCTGTGCGAGGCCAACGAGCGTATCACCGTTAAACTGGAGCATTCAGGCTTGGCCGGGCATCTGGGGGCGGTTGGGCCACAGCCGGACATCGCCTCAGCCCTCGAAGCGGCTGAGCGGGCCCTGGCTACCCAGGGCCATGCGAGCCTTTGA